Below is a window of Corynebacterium kalinowskii DNA.
CCGTGGCGAACCTGAGGGGATTTTCCAGGCGAGCACTGCCCCGTCGCGCACCATGTAATGACCGCCAGGAGCTGCTGACCAGGCGGAAGATTCCGACTGTTCCGTAAAGCCAGCGTCTTTAAAAGCGGCAGCGACAGTGGCCGCCGCGTGGTACGAACTCGGAGAAGATTCGATAAAAGAAAGGAACGACATACCTTCAAGCTTGCCACGGTCCCGCTAAACCTTGGCAATAATGGACAACAACACAGCGCAATACCGATGAGGAGTCACTAACGCAATGGCACAGGAGCTACAACGGCCACCCGCAGAGGTTCGATACGCAGCCGATTTGGAATTGCTAGCTCGTCTGGATGCAGAGTTGGGTCGGACCGCTCCCAAGGGTTGGCGGCTATCGGCACCCGCAGTGGTTGAGTTCATTGTCGGCCGAGGTGAACCTGGCGACAAGGACTACGTGACTCAAAAGTTCATCGGGCCGATCGCTCAAGTTCAGCGGTGCGTGGTTACGCTTGCCACCAACAGGGGTCTGATGTTGATCGGTGAACCTGGGACTGCCAAGTCGCTGCTATCTGAGCTGCTTGCGGCGGCAATTTCCGGCGATAGTTCCCTGACTATTCAGGGCTCTGCCGCCACAACCGAGGATGCTATTAAATATTCCTGGAACTATGCCATGCTGCTTGCCGAAGGGCCGAGCGAAAAAGCATTGGTGCCAGCCCCGATGTATCAAGGAATGACCTCGGGTGCCGTCGTGCGATTTGAGGAAATTACGCGCTGCGCCCCAGAAGTCCAAGATGCGCTGCTGTCGATCTTGTCCGACCGAGTACTCACCATTCCTGAATTTGAAGGGGCCCGACGCAACACTCATGCTGTTCAGGGGTTCGGGGTCATCGCCACCGCCAACACTCGCGACCGCGGCGTGAACGAGATGTCGGCAGCGCTCAAACGACGCTTCAACTTCGAAACCATCGGTGCCATTGGCGACGCTGACGTGGAAACCCAATTGGTCCAGCGGGAAACGGATTATGCGCTTGAGCGAGCCGGCATACCTTTCCGACTGCCCCACGATTTCACCGAGGTGCTCGTGAGCATTTTCCGCGAACTGCGTCGTGGAACCGCAGGCGGGACAGGCGTCGAACGCATGAGCTCAGCAATGTCCACCGCCGAAGCGGTTGCCGCAGGAGTTTCCGCAGGGCTCGAATCCGCATGGTTCGGATCCGGCACGCCAGGTGGAAAGGAACTCGCCGCTGCTATCGTCGGGACGGCGCTGAAAGATAGTAAGGAAGACATCGCCAGGTTAAAGGCCTACAGCGAACGCTATCTCCATGGTTCAAAAAATCCCCTTCGGGCTTCGCTCTATGAACACCTGGAACTTGATCACGTCGAAAAGCACACGCCCCGCTGATGAAGCACACCGTCGAATTTTTCGGGGTGCGACACCACTCCCCGACCGCCGCTCTGCTGGTTGCCGAGCGGATTAAATCGCGCCCTCCCGCCGCGGTGCTCATTGAAGGACCCACGGAATTTAATCCTGCTATCCAAGAGCTGTCGCTGGACCACACTCTGCCAATCATGATCTATTCTTGGGCGCCCCAAGACGAAGGGCGTCGCGGTGTCTACTATCCGTTGAGCAGCTATTCACCGGAGTGGCTTGCGTTGCGGGCAGCTATGGCAGCAGGAATTCCGGTCCGGTTCATCGACGCGCCGTTTTACCTCATCAACGATGACGAAGAACCCTCTCCAGCGTCCAATAGGGTCTCGGAGCTGTGCCGGAAGTTCGGCGTTGATGATCTGGACGCCGCGATCGACGAGCTCATTGATGTGGCAGGAAACCTCAGCTATGACGAGTACTGTCACCGCATGGAAATGCTCGGTTCGATATTGCGTCGCGAAGATGCAGCGGGCCAACAGCGTGAAAGGTTCATGGCTGATCGCATCCGAGAAATGCAGGCACTCACCGATGGCACTATCCTCGTCGTATGTGGTGCCGCGCATATCGACGGCCTGCGCGCCGAACTCTCCCATAACCAGCGGCCTGCACAATGGCAGCAGCCCGAAGACGACCGCTACGGTAGTGCGCTCACCCCCACCTCCTATGCCGCCCTTGACGCTCTCCGAGGCTATCGCGCAGGTCAACCTAACCCGGGCTTTTACGCCGCGCTTTTCGACGACCGCTCCCGTGGCATCCGCGGCACCGCCGAGCGCCTCCTGATGGAACTCATCACTGAGCTACGCCAGGCTAAGCAACGGGTATCTGTCGCGGATGCCATTGCGGTGCTAACTACCGCGCGCGGACTCGCTGCCCTTCGTGGCCACGACGAGGTGTGGCGCACTGACCTGCTTGACGCCATGACTGCAAGCCTTGTCAAAGACAACAGAGGAGAGGATCATCCCCTCATCGAACGAATCAGGACCCTCTTGCGTGGTACCGAGGTTGGAGCGCTGGCAGCAGGTAGCACTCGGCCCCCACTGGTGGTGGAACTGCTCACTGAATTGGAAACTTTAGGACTCAAACCAGAAGTGACGCAGCGCCTGGTCTCGATTGATGTTTCCAAAGGTCCCGCGCAATCTCAATTGCTGCACAGTCTTCTAGTACTGGGCGTTGCTGGGGTAACTCTGACAGAATCTGCCCAGCGTAATGGCGTGGAAACGTGGCAACTCGGTTGGATTCCTGAGTTTGAATCCACCTTGGTGGAGGCAGCACGTTACGGCGGGAACCGTGAAGAAGCTGTCATCACGAGGCTATTAGAACGTCTTGGTTTAGCTTCAGACGATCCAGAGTTCATAGCCGATGTATTGCTGGCTGCACTGCAGTGTGGCGTCCATGACTTAGTCCAGACCATCACCATGCGCTGTAGCTCGTTGATAGGCCAGGCACGCCAACTGACTTCGCTAGGCGCGGCGATGAACAAACTTGTGGATGCATATCGGTTTGGCGGGCTGTCAGGCAATAGTGAACTATCCGCAATCGGTGATCTCATCGTGGCAAGTCATGCACGATTCTGCGAATTGCTACTCGCGTTGCCTCCCGCATCCGACGAAGAAGCTACGGACATCGTGCTTAGCCTGCGGAGCCCGCTCCAAGCCATGGAGCGCGGCGCGAGTCTGGACCTATCAGCTACGATCTGGCGTACAGCGCTCGTTTCTACTGCCCGCGACCAAGAACAGGCACTGGCAGTGCGTGGAGCCGCGACCGGTGCCCTCTGGGTGATGGAGGATGTGGCCACCACACGCACCGGCGCGATTGAAGAGCAACTCAATCGGATCAACTCCCCGGTTGACCTCGGTGAATTTGTCTTTGGATTGCTCCAGCTCGCGCGAGAGGTGGTTACGAGACGACCTGAATTCGTCGACGCTCTCGACGAGGAGCTCGGCAGATTGTCACCGGCACAGTTCTTGGCAGCATTGCCTGGTCTGCGCCGCGCCTTTGCTGCATATCCGCCGCGGGAGCGCGCCGACATTGCGGCTAGGCTGCTAGGAGACACTGCTGTCAAAGCAGTTGCGGACTTTGACATCGACGAGTTCGCCCTAGCAGAAGTTATCTCCTTTGAGCATTACCTATTGGATCGACTTTCCGGCTACCTGGGAGTGGACAATGACTGATGAACGGACCACACGGTGGCGGCTCATCCTCGGCGAAGGTTCCGAAGTTCTGGGAGAAGTCGATGGGATCGCAGCCCGCCAACTGGAAGCACTCGACTTTCTCTATTCCAGAGAAACCACCGGAGGAATCGGTGGAATAGCGCCGTCGGCCCTGACGATTCCGACGTGGATCAACGAGATTAAGGAACTGTTTCCGACCGAAGTCTGCGAGCGAATCCAAAGTGATGCGTTTGAGCGCTACGGCCTGGCAGAGATGGTGACTGACCCGGAAATCCTACGCACAATCCAGCCTTCAGAGGCCCTTTTGCATGCCATCTTGAACACCAAGCACTTAATGAATGAAGAAGTCTTGGATCTCGCGCGCGACATTGTCCGTGTTGTCATAAACGAGATGATGGAAAAGCTGCGCAGTGAAATGCGGGAGTCATTAACTGGCCGAAAAGATCCACAGCGGCGCAGTCGCAGAAAAGTTGCGAATAACTTCGACCCCAAGGCGACTATCAGAGCAAACCTGAAAAACTACTCGCCAGAATTAGGCCGACTGATCATCAGTGATCCATTGTTTTCTTCGCGTTCGCGCAGGTACTGGGAGCGGTGGCGCATCGTGGTGGCAGTCGATCAGTCTGGTTCGATGATGGGGTCCGTCATCCATGCTGCCGTTTGCGCAGCGATCTTTGCTGGTATGCCCTCTTTGGATACTAGATTGCTGGCCTTTGACACCGAGGTCGTTGATCTGAGCAGTCACATTATTGATCCAGTTGAAGCGCTGCTGCAGGTACAACTTGGAGGCGGAACTTCGATCTATCGCGCACTGGAGTATGCCGAGTCTCTCATCGAAACACCGAACAAAACGATGATCGTGCTCATCTCTGACTTATTCGAAGGTGCGGGAGGTTGGCGAATGGAACAAGCTGTACGCAGGATGGTGGAATCGGGTGCGAAGGTGATGATCTTGGGCGCCCTTGATCAATCGGGTGCCGGCAATTACGACATTATGGCCGCACGGACCCTAGCGTCGCTTGGTGCCGAAGTTGGTGTCATGACCCCACTAGAGCTCGCCGATTGGGTCGCAGAGGTAATGGCATGATCCGGACAGACATCTTTGGGCTCAGTGAGTCCGTTTTGATTGATTTAACTAATCGAGGAACTCTGCGCAGAGCCCACAAGCTGCTTGAAACCACCACTGTCGAAATATCAACCTCGGATAACGGGAATGTCCATGTTGTACTAGGCGACAATCACTGTGAATTGCTAGCCAATAAGGCATTCCCGGATTGGACCTGCACATGCGTCAAAGCTACATCCTGTCACCACATTGTGGCGGCGGTGCTCGGCTACCAGCAAGCCTGCAACGAGCACGATGTTGTGGAAGTGGAAGAACAACCGACGCCGTCGGCAAGCGTGCCAATGGCTGGCCCCGCGGTGGGCACCGTCTTCCTGCGCGACGATGTCCCAATTGTTCGGATTGCCTTCCCGGAGCCCGTCACGGTCCGTTTTCTCCAAGGTAGTAACTTTGCTTATGCCCGTTGTACCTGCGCGGAGATAGATCCGTGTTCCCACGTCCCTATCGCACTTGCGCTACTGGATGCGCCCGATTCACCCGTGCGAACGATTGGAACGGACGATTGGTGCCCCTATCAGTCCGTACTCACTGCGGTCAGTACACAGATCGACACAATGTGTGCTGTCGGAATCGAGTCGAGCCACATGTCTCTTGTGAACAGTTGGCGCAGGGTTCGCGAGCGCTGTGACAGCGCAGGAATGCCGAATGCGGTCGAACTGATTGACACCATCGTTGATCTGCAAGAACGCCGTGAATCCAGAGACTGTTCCTTTGACCCAGATCGCCTGTTGAGTCTGGTCGGTGAACTCGCAGCCAGACTTGCAAGCTTGCAACTCGCAGAGCCGAATGTGCCGCACCGCTTGGTGGCAGGGGTTAACGCCGAGCCAGTGAAGCTTTCGCGCTGCCGACTCATCGGTCTCGGCACCGAGGTGCTCGCACTTCCCGGAGGTTGCGAAGTCGTCGCACACTTGGTGGATGCTCGCAGCGGATCTCCCATGACAGTGCGGAAGGTGGTCGAAGGTGAGCCTGCGAACCCAGTGAAAGCTGTTGTCAGTAACGTCCCGCTACACAACTGGGGAGGCGGCCAAGTACTCATTAACGGTGGCCGGAGAGATACCCGGGGCCAATTGAACGTGACGAGGTACAAGTGCCAAGCGTTCCCTGCCCCAGCCCTAACTGAACTGTTTTCTCCGTGGGCAGTCGATTCCTTCGCGGCGCTGGCAACCGACGGAGTTCCCGCAGCACTTGGTCCGCGCACAGCCGGCAGTGGCATCTGCGCGGTGAGAAACGTCCAGCTAGTCGCGTGGGGGCACGATGTTCGCACTCGAGGAATCGTCGGCACTCTGGTTGACGGCGCTGGCCATGACGCATCGTTTCGTTTTGCGCCACACATCGGCGGACTCGATGCGAACGCACTTGCTGATTTCTGCGCGCAGCACGAACATCAACAGATCTCGATTTCTGGCCGATGGCGGACGCAGCAAGGACGAATGGTTGTTGATCCATTTCTGTTGATCGGTGAGCTCGGTAGCGTTCAACCGCATGTGGGCGAGACCGCAGAAATCACGGAATCAGTCGGCATCGCCGCAGCACAGGTGTCTGAATCTGCGGCTACCCGCGTACATAAAATTTTGTCCGAAACACTCGGGCATGTCTTGGTTGCCGGAACCGAACGATTACAGCGTGATCCCGACTTTTTTCCATCTCGCGCGCGGCAGCTCCGCAACCTCGGATCCTCATGGTTGGCTGGGCTTGTCGACGCCCACAGTCCGGAAGCCATCAGGAGGCTGTTGTTGGCCGCGGCATTGGCTGAGTAATTCCCTGCCGTGACCATAAGGGTCGGTTATCATCGGCTGCATGGATTCGCAGCTTTGCCTTAAAGATGAAATCTTCATAGATCTACTCTGGTATGAACAGGTCTGGAACCTGGCTGACCCAGTCACAGTTCCGGAGTCAACGGTGTTCGATGCTGACTCGGCTCGAGAGCGTGCCGATCAGATTGCAACGCACCGCTATTCGCCGTGGTGTCTGAAGGGCTGGCATTTCTCCGAGGCACCCGTCAATGGGTACCCGTCGCAAGAAGAAGCAAAGTGGTGGCTCGACTACCTTGCCGACCCTGAACATCAGGACCCAAAGGAACCCCACTGGAGTCATACCTTTTCTCCGCCGGCAGCGCTGTATTTGCTGCTGCATTGCGCAGCCGACCCAGATCAATGCATTAAGGTCTATCGGGATAGTGTGTTAAATCCGTCGCGAGTCGGCTCCTACGACATCCTGCGAATTCTAGGATGGCGCTTGGTATGGAAGCACCTCACCCTGGACCAGCGGGAGCAGCTCTATCGTCTCACGAGCGATGCCGACAACACCACACAGTTTCTAAACAAACCGGTGCAACGTGCCGCGGTGCTCAGGGCTGTCTTAGTCGGCGACACTTCAGCCTGCGAACCGCACATTGAAAAGGCGCTGCGGGACGTGGCAGCTGGTGAGCCGACTTCGTTGTTAGAAACATCCATGATCTACTTTGCCAAGAGGGTGGAAGATCGGGTGAAACTGGGCAAACTGATCAGTATTGCTTCCACTCCTGAAGACGCGCTGCTCTGGATCACCAACACCGGACGTCTCGGGTTTGCACAATTGGTCAATAGGTTCAGCGAACGCAGCAAGGATGAGGCGAAACCCGTTATCGACGTCCTCGGGCAACGTCTCAGCGGCGCGGGCGTAGTTCCACTATTCGCCCAGCTGGCTACCACTAAGCACGCGCAACCAGCAGTTGCTTGGCTCGGCAAAAACACCGATCTGATCTTGCAGGCGCAATTGACGGCTGAAGAAATCCAGGGTGTACAGGCGACTGTGCGCATGATGGACGTCGAGAAGCTGCGTGAGCATCGGGACGCGGTGTGCCCAGAGCTCGCCAAGCTTATCGGCGACATCATCGCCGAGTCCGAGCTGCCAGAGTTTGATCCCACAACTGATTGGTGGGCCGAGGTCGCGTACCAGGGCAAAGCGAAGAAATTGCCCTCCTACGCGCAGGCCGCAGCTTTGCCACCCCTCATCATCGACGGGGCACGCTTGGCAGATTCAGAGAAGGAAACACTGCTCAAGGCGATGCAAACGGAAGACCGCACGTTGCCTATTTTCCAGGCGTTACGAGAGCGAGTACCAGCCACGGTGCTGGATTCGTTCGCAGTGCAGTTGTTGCAGTTCTGGCTCAATAACGGTGCGGTGGCCAAGGACCGCTGGCTCATGACCGGCGCTGGTTGCATCGGTGGAGATGATTTCGTGCTCACGCTTACCCCGATGATCCGCGAGTGGCCTGGCCAGTCCCAGCACAAGCGAGCCACTTATGGCCTTGATGCGCTTCGTAATGTTGGCAGCAATCACGCGTTGCAGCAGATCGCGGGCATTGCCGCCAAAGTGAAGTTCGCAGGGATCAAGAAGCGCGCTGGCGAGGCGATGGAGGAAATCGCGGCGTCGCTGGGGCTGAGCCGAAATGAACTCGAGGATCGAATCATCCCTGACGGTGGCCTCGATGAAACCGGACGTCGGGTGTTTTCTTATGGCCCACGGCAGTTCGTTGCGACTTTGACCCCAGAGGGCAAAGTTGTCGCGCGCTTGCTGGACAGTGATGGCCGTCCGACCGGCAAGCCAAAGACTTCGTTGCCAGCACCGAACAAATCTGATGACCCGGAACTCGCAGCCGAGTCGAAGAAGGAATACTCCCTCCTGAAAAAGAGCTTGACCGCCGGAGCGAAGATTCAGAAGATGCGTTTTGAAGAGGCTATGGTCACGGGGCGCCGTTGGAGTGGTGAGGACTTCAACAGCTACTTCGCTCCTAACCCAATGGTCCGCTCGTTGCTGTCTGGAACAGTATGGGGTGTGTTTGACGGTGAGCAGCGCGTGGCGCTAGGTCGCTTGGATGAGACCGGCGAGCTTATCGACGCCAACGACGAACCCATCGACATCAGCGACAGCGTCCTCACCATTGCTCACCCGGCCGAGCTTAGCGACGCCGAAAAGTCTCAATGGGGCGAAGTATTCGCAGATTTTGAACTCCAGGAAGCATTCCCGCAGCTCGGTCGCGTAGTGCATGAGCTCCCGGCAGATCAAGGTGACGAGTTGGAGCTAAAAGGTGTCGCAACTGCTCCGATCGATTCGCGTCGCTTTGTCGGGGCTCTCAAGCGTGCGGGATGGACTCGGGGTGCGGTACTCGACAACGGTGCTTATGGCGTGTTCTACCGCTATCTTGACGGAGCGGATATCACTGCGGTGGTGCAGTTCGATCCACTTTCTGTGGAATACGAATTCATGGAAGACGAAACGGAAGTAAACGGCGTCTATTTGCTGGCTGGCAAGTTTGATGCCGATGATCTGAATTATGGGCAGGCGCCGTCTTCTTCTTTGAAACAACTTGCATCATGGAACTACCAGCCGTGGCACGTGCTGTCCAAGCCACTCGCTAGTGAAGCTATCGCTGCCGTACGTGCTGCTGGGGCCTAGTCGAAGCGAGCGAGCAGTTACACTGAAAGGCATTATGCCTCCCAAGAAACTGCTCGCCCTCTCCCCTTCCCGTGCTTCCGATTACAAGCAGTGCCCGCTGCTCTATCGCTTCCGAGCGATCGATAAGCTCCCAGAGCCGAGCACGGTGGCGCAGGTCAAGGGCACCTTGGTGCACGCTGTGCTGGAGGAAATGCACAAGTTGCCTCGGGAGCAGCGCACCTACCCGGCGGCGGTGAAGCGCTTGAAGCCGCATTGGGCGAAGATGACCGCCGCCGATGCTGAGTTGGATGAGCTGGTCCCCAACGAGGAGCTGTACGACTTCCTCGTTGAATGCCGCAGCCTGCTTCGCGGCTACTTCGAGATGGAAAACCCACAAGGCTTCGACGCCCACGAGTGCGAAATGTACGTCGACGAAGTGCTGCCGAACGGCGTCCCCGTCCGCGGATTCATCGACCGCGTGGATATCGCCCCAACCGGCGAGGTCCGAGTTGTCGACTACAAGACCGGCAAGAAGCCACTTCCCCAGTATTCGCAGGACGCCCAATTCCAGATGCGTTTCTACGCGTTGGTCTACTGGCGGCTCTTCGACCAAATCCCTGCCCAGTTGCGCCTGATGTACCTGAAGGTCATGGATTCACTGATCCTCACCCCTTCGAAGGAAGAGCTGGAATACTTCGAGCGCGACTTGGGCGAGCTGTGGGCGAAGATCGAGGGCGACGGCAAGGAGGGCAGTTTCCGCCCGAAGACGTCGAAGCTATGCGGCTGGTGTTCCTTCCAGGAGCTGTGCCCAGCTTTCGGCGGCACCCCGCCGGAGTACCCAGGCTGGCCGGGCAGCACCGCGGACAATTCAGCGCAGGGCGAGATTGCTTAAGTACGCTGACAGCGCGAACCCGATGATGAGCTGAAACGCCAGAACCGCTCCCCACTGACCAGGCAAGAACAGCAGCACAAGGACCCACCAGGTATGCGCCAACACTGCAAGCAATGTGCGTGGCAGCTGGCGGATGGCGTTTCCGAGAGCTTCCGGTACGGAGAGCACGCGGAGGTACCACAGGGCCACCGCGGTGATCAGGACGATCCCAGAGAGCACCGCTGCGGAAAGCGCGACTGTCTCCCCTGTTGCCAGGCCAGCTCGGGCGATAACGACGAACTCGTAGGTCGCAAGCAAGACGAAGCCCACCATTACACACGACCAAGCGACCATGCGAGCCGGGTACTTACCCATAGCAGCAAAAAAGTCCCTGATAGGGCGCACCGCATTATCCTGAGCCATCTCCCGGGTCACCTGATGCAACGAACGATGCACCGCTCCGAGCGAGACGATGGGCAGCGAGCACACCACTGCGAGGACATTCAAGATAACCAAGTCGGCGGCCATCATCATGGCCGCCGAGAACTTGCTGTCTGGACTGAGGAACCGATCCATGGAGAATAAGGCTAGCCCTTCACGGCGCCAGCTGCGACTCCTTCAATGATGTGCTTCTGCGTTGCCAGGTAGAAGATGATGATCGGGATGATTGCGAGCACCAGCATTGCCATCATGGCGCCCATGTCGCGGTTGCCGTTGGAGCCGACGAAACTCTGCACCACCACCGGGATCGTCTTGTACTCGGTGGACAGGCCAATGATCAGGTATGGCAGCAGGTAGTCATTCCACACCCACATGGCGTTCAGAATTGCCACGGTTACTGCCGTTGGCTTGAGCATTGGGAAGACGACCTTGAAGTAGTTTTGCAGCGGACCGCAGCCGTCGATAAGCGCTGCTTCTTCGATCTCAAGCGGGATGGACTTGACGAAGCCCGCGAACATAAACACCGACAGACCCGCGCCGAAACCCAGGTACAGCACGATGATGCCGAGCGGGTTAGACAGGCCGAGGGTGTCGGCGATCTTAACGGTTGGGAACATCACCATCTGGAACGGGATGACCATGGAGAACACGAACAGGAAGTAGAGGGCGTTCGTCCACCAGGTCTTCACGCGGGTGATGTAGTACGCGGTCATGGAGGAGAAGAACACGATCGCGATGACGGAGAGGATCGTGATGAAGAAGGACCAGAAAATTGCGGAGAGGAAGCCTTCCTTCATCAGGCCGACGGCGTAGTTTTCGAATCCGGCCCACATCTCGCCCAGCGGCAGTGCGAAAGGATTGTCTGAGATGGCGAACTTTTGTTTGAAAGAGTTCTGGAAGATGAAGACGATCGGGCCGAGGAAAACCACGGTGAGGAACACGAGGATCGCGTAGATCAGTGCTCGGCTCGCGCCCTTGGGTTGTGCTGTTTGGGCAGGCATTTAGGCCTCCACCTCCCTGCTTCGGGTGGCGCGCAGCTGGAACATCGCGAAGACGACCACTACGACCACGAAGATAACTGCCTTTGCTTGGCCGACGCCCTCGACGCCGATCCGGTTGAACATGGTGTTGACGATGTTCAGAGCGACCATCTCGGTCTCGCTACTTGGTGCGCCGTTGGTCAGCGCTAGGTTCTGGTCGAACAGCTTGAACGTGTTCGACAGGGTCAGGAACAAACAGATGGTGATCGATGGCATGACCATCGGGATCGTGACGTGTCGCAGGAGCTCCCAGCGGCCGGCACCGTCGAGTTCCGCGGCCTCGATCAGCTCTGGTGGCACGTTCTGAAGGCCGGCGATGTAGATGATCATCATGTAGCCGATGAGCTGCCAGTTAATGAGCACCACCAGGCCGATATAGCCGTGCTTCCAGTCCGACACGATCGTGGTGCCGTAGTTCGCCAGCACAGCGTTGATCATCGACTGCCAGGTGTAACCAAGCACGATACCGCCGATGAGGTTCGGCATGAAGAACACCGTGCGGAAGAAGTTGGTGCCCTTGAGCTTTCGGGTGAGAATCCACGCGATGGCAAACGCGAAGATATTCACCGAAATCACCGAAGCAATCACCACCAACGCGGTGAATCCGAAGGAGTGGACAAAGCCTTCTCGTTCGCTGAACGCTTCGAAGTAGTTGTCAACGCCGACCCACTCTGCGTCGGAAATCGTAGTGAATTCCGTAAACGAGAGGAAGAAACCGATGATGAACGGGACGAGGAACGCGATCGCGAACGCAATGAGAGTCGGCAACACGAAGATGGGGAAATACTTCTTCAAGGTACCTTGCATGGTTTTACCTTTTTCTTCAGTCAAATGCGGGCGCTTATCGACGGGCCGAAGGTTGGCCTACTCGATAAACGCCCGCATCGCTAGTTGTGACCTACGTGGAGGAACCGAGTCCGCTACTTGCTTTCAGCCGCCCAGCCCTCGGTGAAGATCTTCACGACCTCTTCCCAGGACTTGTTGCCGGAAGCGTACTGGGCAAGCGCCTGGCCGAAGTCGTTCTTGAACTTCTGGGATGGGAAGTACTGGAAGTCCCACGGAATGGTGGTCAGCTCCTTGTTGTCGATTGCGGCTGCAACTTCCTTTGCCAATGGGTCATTTGGCGTGTCCGTCTTGGAGAAGTTGTTGAACGGTGCGTTGAAGCCGAGATCGTTGATGACGTACTTCTTGCCTTCGTCGGTGGTGAAGAGCCAGTTGACGAAGTCGATGGATGCCTTCTGGTCGGCCTCGGAGGCCTTCTTGTTCACACCCAGGTAGTTCTCGGTGCCCACAGCGATGCCGGTCTTGCCCTCGTCAGGCAGACCCATGTACATAGGCAGGAACTTGATGTCGTCCTGCTTCACCACGTTGCCGTCAACCTTTTCGATCTGGCTCCAGGCCCAGTTACCGTTCTGAACCATGGCGGCCTTGCCCATTGCGAATTCGGCCATGGAGTCGGTCACTGCCTTGGATGGGGCGAGCTTTGGATCAATGGTGGAGTTCTTCAGGTACAGGTCGAACAGGTTCTTGAAGTTCTCGTTGTACTTGAACTTCACATCCTTGGTTTCCTTGGTGCCCAGGTCCTTGAATTCCTGGTGGACCGGGAGGTTTGCCAGGTGGGTCTGCCAGCGCCAATCCTCACCAGAAGCCAGCGAGGTGGAGGCGAAGGCACCTTCGATGCCCAGCTCGGCCTTCTTGGCCTGCATGTCCTCAGACACGGCCTTCAGGGTGGCGTAGTCCTTGATGTCTGCTGCGCTCTTTGCCTTAGCATCTGGCAGGGCAAAGTACTTGTCAAAGATGGCAGCGTTGTAAATCAGACCGTAGCCTTCCACTGCAAATGGCACGCCGTAGACCTTGCCGTCGGAGCCCTTGAGGGCCGGGACGTCTGGGTTCAGGTTCTTGGTGATCGTGGCATCGGAGAGGTCAGCCATGTATGGCTCCCAGGTCTTCAGGCCAGTTGGGCCGTTCACCTGGAAGAGGGTTGGGGCATCCTTCTTGCCGATTTCGGCCTTCAGGGTCTGCTCGTAGCTGTTGGAGGCTGCGGTTACGACTTTGACCTCAACGCCGGTCTTGGCGGTGTAGTCCTTGGCAATCTTCTGGTAGGCAGCATCCTGCTCTGGCTTGAAGTTGAGGAAGTAGACGGATCCCTTGTCGTC
It encodes the following:
- a CDS encoding ATP-binding protein; this encodes MAQELQRPPAEVRYAADLELLARLDAELGRTAPKGWRLSAPAVVEFIVGRGEPGDKDYVTQKFIGPIAQVQRCVVTLATNRGLMLIGEPGTAKSLLSELLAAAISGDSSLTIQGSAATTEDAIKYSWNYAMLLAEGPSEKALVPAPMYQGMTSGAVVRFEEITRCAPEVQDALLSILSDRVLTIPEFEGARRNTHAVQGFGVIATANTRDRGVNEMSAALKRRFNFETIGAIGDADVETQLVQRETDYALERAGIPFRLPHDFTEVLVSIFRELRRGTAGGTGVERMSSAMSTAEAVAAGVSAGLESAWFGSGTPGGKELAAAIVGTALKDSKEDIARLKAYSERYLHGSKNPLRASLYEHLELDHVEKHTPR
- a CDS encoding DUF5682 family protein is translated as MKHTVEFFGVRHHSPTAALLVAERIKSRPPAAVLIEGPTEFNPAIQELSLDHTLPIMIYSWAPQDEGRRGVYYPLSSYSPEWLALRAAMAAGIPVRFIDAPFYLINDDEEPSPASNRVSELCRKFGVDDLDAAIDELIDVAGNLSYDEYCHRMEMLGSILRREDAAGQQRERFMADRIREMQALTDGTILVVCGAAHIDGLRAELSHNQRPAQWQQPEDDRYGSALTPTSYAALDALRGYRAGQPNPGFYAALFDDRSRGIRGTAERLLMELITELRQAKQRVSVADAIAVLTTARGLAALRGHDEVWRTDLLDAMTASLVKDNRGEDHPLIERIRTLLRGTEVGALAAGSTRPPLVVELLTELETLGLKPEVTQRLVSIDVSKGPAQSQLLHSLLVLGVAGVTLTESAQRNGVETWQLGWIPEFESTLVEAARYGGNREEAVITRLLERLGLASDDPEFIADVLLAALQCGVHDLVQTITMRCSSLIGQARQLTSLGAAMNKLVDAYRFGGLSGNSELSAIGDLIVASHARFCELLLALPPASDEEATDIVLSLRSPLQAMERGASLDLSATIWRTALVSTARDQEQALAVRGAATGALWVMEDVATTRTGAIEEQLNRINSPVDLGEFVFGLLQLAREVVTRRPEFVDALDEELGRLSPAQFLAALPGLRRAFAAYPPRERADIAARLLGDTAVKAVADFDIDEFALAEVISFEHYLLDRLSGYLGVDND
- a CDS encoding VWA domain-containing protein, coding for MTDERTTRWRLILGEGSEVLGEVDGIAARQLEALDFLYSRETTGGIGGIAPSALTIPTWINEIKELFPTEVCERIQSDAFERYGLAEMVTDPEILRTIQPSEALLHAILNTKHLMNEEVLDLARDIVRVVINEMMEKLRSEMRESLTGRKDPQRRSRRKVANNFDPKATIRANLKNYSPELGRLIISDPLFSSRSRRYWERWRIVVAVDQSGSMMGSVIHAAVCAAIFAGMPSLDTRLLAFDTEVVDLSSHIIDPVEALLQVQLGGGTSIYRALEYAESLIETPNKTMIVLISDLFEGAGGWRMEQAVRRMVESGAKVMILGALDQSGAGNYDIMAARTLASLGAEVGVMTPLELADWVAEVMA
- a CDS encoding DUF4132 domain-containing protein, which produces MDSQLCLKDEIFIDLLWYEQVWNLADPVTVPESTVFDADSARERADQIATHRYSPWCLKGWHFSEAPVNGYPSQEEAKWWLDYLADPEHQDPKEPHWSHTFSPPAALYLLLHCAADPDQCIKVYRDSVLNPSRVGSYDILRILGWRLVWKHLTLDQREQLYRLTSDADNTTQFLNKPVQRAAVLRAVLVGDTSACEPHIEKALRDVAAGEPTSLLETSMIYFAKRVEDRVKLGKLISIASTPEDALLWITNTGRLGFAQLVNRFSERSKDEAKPVIDVLGQRLSGAGVVPLFAQLATTKHAQPAVAWLGKNTDLILQAQLTAEEIQGVQATVRMMDVEKLREHRDAVCPELAKLIGDIIAESELPEFDPTTDWWAEVAYQGKAKKLPSYAQAAALPPLIIDGARLADSEKETLLKAMQTEDRTLPIFQALRERVPATVLDSFAVQLLQFWLNNGAVAKDRWLMTGAGCIGGDDFVLTLTPMIREWPGQSQHKRATYGLDALRNVGSNHALQQIAGIAAKVKFAGIKKRAGEAMEEIAASLGLSRNELEDRIIPDGGLDETGRRVFSYGPRQFVATLTPEGKVVARLLDSDGRPTGKPKTSLPAPNKSDDPELAAESKKEYSLLKKSLTAGAKIQKMRFEEAMVTGRRWSGEDFNSYFAPNPMVRSLLSGTVWGVFDGEQRVALGRLDETGELIDANDEPIDISDSVLTIAHPAELSDAEKSQWGEVFADFELQEAFPQLGRVVHELPADQGDELELKGVATAPIDSRRFVGALKRAGWTRGAVLDNGAYGVFYRYLDGADITAVVQFDPLSVEYEFMEDETEVNGVYLLAGKFDADDLNYGQAPSSSLKQLASWNYQPWHVLSKPLASEAIAAVRAAGA